One genomic segment of Pseudomonas sp. RU47 includes these proteins:
- a CDS encoding hotdog fold domain-containing protein, translating to MSQFLSMFNSAGPQAFSQMACQVAPYFSTINPLVTELRANAATVQVPFRREITNHLGTVHAIAMCNAAELAAGMMTDVSIPAGARWIPKGMTVEYLAKAKTDVTAVASGEGVDWQSEGDKIVTVDIHDTESKKVFTARITMNVKLG from the coding sequence ATGAGTCAGTTTCTCAGCATGTTCAACAGCGCAGGCCCGCAAGCGTTCAGCCAGATGGCCTGCCAGGTCGCGCCGTACTTCAGCACCATCAACCCGCTGGTGACCGAGTTGCGCGCCAACGCAGCGACGGTGCAAGTACCGTTTCGTCGTGAGATCACCAACCACCTCGGCACCGTGCATGCGATTGCCATGTGCAACGCCGCAGAACTCGCCGCCGGGATGATGACCGATGTGTCGATCCCGGCCGGCGCACGCTGGATCCCCAAAGGCATGACCGTGGAATATCTGGCCAAGGCAAAAACCGATGTGACGGCGGTGGCCAGTGGTGAAGGCGTGGATTGGCAGAGCGAAGGCGACAAGATCGTCACCGTGGACATTCACGATACCGAGAGCAAAAAAGTGTTCACGGCGCGGATCACCATGAACGTCAAACTCGGCTGA
- a CDS encoding GNAT family N-acetyltransferase: MPRITHYKSPCPEGVNSQILQMVVDYLTDISAVGLGPSNLLYNVYQYAVGYEVHLYLEALNGEKGTDVELLVATDEDDPEQVIGFLLYLPVQGDWEACSVAYMAVREGHRRQGVARALIGEMVGRYPHAELACTVGKVPYFEALGFEVIGSRETQVLMSTRHYRSNGLRGFIDTTPIYRSLEVQQIHTYLLQKNGKRAMLDAEKQRDRHLDQTTRHVEEFVRQRLTVH, encoded by the coding sequence ATGCCACGCATCACCCACTACAAATCCCCATGCCCCGAAGGCGTCAACAGCCAGATTCTGCAGATGGTCGTCGACTACCTGACCGACATCAGCGCGGTCGGTCTCGGCCCGAGCAACCTGCTGTACAACGTCTATCAGTACGCGGTCGGCTATGAGGTGCATCTGTATCTGGAAGCGTTGAATGGCGAGAAGGGCACCGACGTCGAGTTGCTGGTCGCCACCGACGAGGATGATCCGGAGCAAGTGATCGGTTTTCTGTTGTACCTGCCGGTGCAGGGCGATTGGGAAGCCTGCAGCGTGGCTTATATGGCGGTGCGCGAAGGGCATCGGCGTCAGGGCGTGGCGCGGGCGCTGATCGGCGAAATGGTCGGGCGTTATCCTCATGCGGAACTGGCCTGCACCGTGGGTAAAGTCCCGTACTTCGAAGCCTTGGGTTTTGAAGTGATCGGTTCACGGGAAACGCAGGTATTGATGAGCACCCGGCATTACCGCAGCAACGGCCTGCGCGGATTTATCGACACCACACCGATCTACCGGTCGCTGGAAGTGCAGCAGATCCACACCTATCTGCTGCAGAAAAACGGCAAGCGCGCGATGCTCGACGCCGAGAAACAGCGCGACCGACACCTCGACCAGACCACCCGCCATGTCGAGGAGTTTGTCCGCCAGCGCCTGACCGTGCACTGA
- a CDS encoding DUF3592 domain-containing protein: MYYPREAAKDHLYNRIVMLTVACCVVLLLAAMAHKSGMLYGALSFNGVETRGSVTALEQIPMNANGKVIHYQYTDAQGQTHEGQHADERYVEHTQYEVDGPINLLVSPWMPDKSCIASQLQSYRTSFCIMTGGVLLALLFLLISGRTFWQIQAMKEQDRFY, translated from the coding sequence ATGTACTACCCGCGCGAAGCTGCCAAGGATCACCTCTACAACCGTATCGTCATGCTGACCGTTGCTTGCTGCGTGGTGCTGCTGCTCGCTGCAATGGCTCACAAGTCGGGCATGCTGTATGGGGCGCTGAGTTTCAACGGTGTGGAAACCCGTGGCAGCGTCACGGCATTGGAGCAGATTCCAATGAACGCCAATGGCAAGGTCATTCACTATCAATACACCGATGCCCAAGGCCAGACCCATGAAGGGCAACACGCCGACGAACGCTACGTTGAGCATACCCAGTACGAAGTCGATGGCCCGATCAACCTGCTGGTGTCGCCGTGGATGCCGGATAAAAGCTGCATCGCCAGTCAGTTGCAGAGTTACCGTACGAGCTTCTGCATCATGACCGGCGGTGTGTTGCTCGCACTGCTGTTTCTGCTGATCTCCGGCAGAACGTTCTGGCAGATTCAGGCGATGAAAGAACAGGACCGGTTTTATTGA
- a CDS encoding YceI family protein, protein MSIRLLLAAACSLCVISAAQAVEYTRVNTTASQISFTYNQMGSPMYGTFGKFEATLDFDTDNLANARTTLHIDLNSIDAGSEDANTELVKPAWFNTEKFPVAVFESRRFTQVAERRYLIDGQLTLKGITREVQVPVELKPGSAIGIFDGDLVLKRDEFGLGAGEWADTVVSKDIAIKFKVVAPQQ, encoded by the coding sequence ATGTCGATCCGATTGCTGCTGGCTGCCGCGTGTTCGCTGTGCGTCATCTCTGCCGCGCAGGCTGTCGAATACACGCGGGTCAACACCACCGCCAGCCAGATCAGTTTTACCTACAACCAGATGGGCTCGCCGATGTACGGCACCTTTGGCAAGTTCGAGGCGACGCTGGACTTTGATACCGACAACCTCGCCAACGCCCGTACCACGCTGCACATTGACCTCAACAGCATCGATGCCGGCAGCGAAGACGCCAACACCGAGCTGGTAAAACCGGCGTGGTTCAACACCGAAAAATTTCCCGTGGCGGTGTTCGAATCCCGACGTTTCACCCAAGTGGCCGAGCGTCGCTATCTGATCGACGGACAACTCACCCTCAAGGGCATTACCCGCGAAGTGCAGGTGCCGGTGGAATTGAAACCGGGCAGTGCCATCGGCATTTTCGACGGTGACCTGGTGCTTAAGCGCGACGAGTTCGGCCTCGGCGCGGGGGAGTGGGCGGACACCGTGGTGTCCAAGGACATCGCCATCAAATTCAAAGTGGTGGCGCCGCAGCAGTGA
- a CDS encoding MATE family efflux transporter, with protein sequence MQAVTQRPLWHTYLLFLAPMVLSNFLQSMSGTVNSIYIGQMLGTQALAAVSGMFPIVFFFIALVIGLGAGAGVLIGQAWGAREPHMVKAIAGATLLLGVLIGLVAAILGSVFARQALAGLGTPADVLDDAVAYAHVMMWILPSLLVFVLFTQLLRGVSDTLSPLLALVVSTCVGLALTPALIRGWFGLPQLGIQSAAYAGLAGNLAAMAWLAWRLIRKGHSLAPDREFFAALRLDGAILGKVLRIGLPTGVQMIVLSLSELVILALVNQHGSQATAAYGAVTQIVNYVQFPALSIAITASILGAQAIGAGRLERMGPILRTGLLINVCLTGGLIVLGYLLSHWLLGLFLTEDSTRAMAEHLLHIMLWSLLVFGFQAIIGGIMRASGTVLVPVVIAIICVVGVQLPAAYWLDGQYGLQGVWMAFPVAYLGMLVLQTLYYKLVWQHQKIERLV encoded by the coding sequence ATGCAAGCCGTCACCCAACGCCCACTCTGGCACACCTACCTGCTGTTCCTCGCGCCGATGGTGCTGTCGAATTTTCTGCAATCTATGTCGGGCACGGTCAACAGCATCTACATCGGCCAGATGCTCGGCACCCAGGCACTGGCGGCGGTGTCGGGGATGTTTCCCATCGTGTTCTTCTTTATCGCACTGGTGATCGGCCTCGGTGCGGGCGCCGGGGTGTTGATCGGTCAGGCGTGGGGCGCGCGCGAACCGCACATGGTCAAGGCGATTGCCGGGGCGACGCTGTTGCTGGGCGTATTGATCGGCCTGGTGGCCGCGATATTGGGCAGCGTGTTTGCGCGACAGGCATTGGCGGGGTTGGGGACGCCGGCGGATGTGCTCGACGATGCAGTGGCGTATGCCCACGTGATGATGTGGATCTTGCCGTCGCTGCTGGTGTTCGTACTGTTCACGCAATTGTTGCGCGGGGTCAGCGATACGCTGTCGCCGTTGCTGGCGCTGGTGGTGTCGACCTGTGTCGGGCTGGCCCTGACCCCAGCGCTGATTCGCGGTTGGTTCGGCTTGCCGCAACTGGGCATTCAGAGTGCGGCGTACGCGGGGTTGGCCGGCAACCTGGCGGCAATGGCGTGGCTGGCGTGGCGGCTGATTCGCAAGGGCCATTCACTGGCGCCGGATCGCGAGTTTTTTGCCGCGCTACGGCTCGACGGGGCGATTCTCGGCAAAGTGTTACGCATCGGTCTGCCGACCGGCGTGCAGATGATTGTGCTGTCGCTGTCGGAGCTGGTGATTCTGGCGCTGGTCAACCAGCACGGGTCGCAAGCGACGGCGGCCTATGGCGCAGTGACACAGATCGTCAACTATGTGCAGTTCCCGGCCTTGTCGATTGCGATCACCGCGTCGATCCTCGGTGCGCAGGCCATCGGCGCCGGGCGACTGGAACGCATGGGGCCGATTCTTCGCACCGGGCTGCTGATCAACGTGTGCCTGACCGGCGGTTTGATTGTGCTCGGTTACCTGTTGTCGCACTGGTTGCTGGGCCTGTTCCTGACCGAGGATTCGACCCGGGCGATGGCTGAGCATCTGCTGCACATCATGTTGTGGAGCCTGTTGGTGTTCGGCTTCCAGGCAATCATTGGCGGGATCATGCGCGCCAGCGGCACGGTGTTGGTGCCGGTGGTGATTGCGATCATTTGCGTGGTCGGCGTGCAACTGCCGGCGGCGTACTGGCTGGACGGGCAGTACGGTTTGCAGGGGGTGTGGATGGCGTTTCCGGTGGCGTATCTGGGCATGCTGGTGTTGCAGACCTTGTATTACAAACTGGTCTGGCAGCATCAGAAGATCGAGCGGCTGGTGTAG
- a CDS encoding chorismate mutase, translating into MPHVANLLTASLLALLATSAHAAAPAETLKPLLETLNERLNIGDLVALTKWDSGKPIQDSPREAQVIANARALAAEHKLDPEDVAQLIAAQMEANKLVQYGLLAQWQAAAAAPDTPRPDLGKQIRPRLDELQTRLLQQYAEFAPYRHDANCPAWLAKARSGLTHDALHELALTRATGELCVRSTTP; encoded by the coding sequence ATGCCGCACGTTGCCAATCTGTTGACCGCCAGCCTACTCGCCCTGCTCGCCACCAGCGCTCACGCCGCCGCGCCCGCCGAAACGTTGAAGCCGTTGCTGGAAACACTCAACGAACGCCTGAACATCGGCGACCTCGTCGCGCTGACCAAATGGGACAGTGGCAAGCCGATTCAGGACAGCCCGCGTGAGGCGCAGGTCATTGCCAATGCCCGAGCGCTGGCCGCCGAGCACAAGCTCGACCCTGAAGACGTGGCGCAACTGATCGCGGCGCAAATGGAGGCGAACAAATTAGTGCAGTACGGGTTGCTCGCACAATGGCAGGCGGCCGCTGCCGCACCAGACACCCCGCGCCCCGACCTCGGTAAACAGATCCGCCCGCGTCTGGATGAACTGCAAACCCGTCTGCTGCAGCAATACGCCGAGTTCGCGCCCTATCGCCATGACGCGAATTGCCCGGCGTGGCTGGCCAAGGCGCGCAGTGGCCTGACCCACGATGCGTTGCATGAGTTGGCTTTGACGCGGGCGACCGGTGAGCTGTGCGTGCGATCAACCACCCCATGA
- a CDS encoding sensor domain-containing diguanylate cyclase, translated as MLKASLRSHLTLWFAGLSLLTLLSVGFYVGHIATEQMKQASGNALLNTARSAASLLGEQLRERQLEVYLLSRAPHLERGDLDNPAILKSMQLRTQARAEYAWMGVTDAEGKVHQAVNGLLVGQSVQQRPWFQAGLRGEYTGDPHEAVLLAKMLPGLPNGEPLRFIDFAAPIRNADGQVIGVLGAHAHWSWVTRIVESAAFSHKNSTPDIEALIIDHDGKILYPEALAGQQLAAMDSKLQGWTAGNGFLTSMVTVPTPSSTALSWSIAVRQPLETALQPARLLLYKLLILGVVAAVLFGLVAYYLALYLSRPIEQLAHSARQVQNKQPGAQFPLQHPVREIAQLGQSIDAMTQSLLGKERELQEANASLEATVAQRTAALTQANAELLSLATHDSLTGVYNRRRFDEKLTEYTLLFRRTGRPFSLLLIDADHFKRINDSHGHAVGDEVLQQLAQLIQSSLRTTDFVARYGGEEFAVLLPEIAQPDTPEVVAEKIRAAVAEADFPAVGNVTVSIGVGLADPADNNHSALIKRADQQLYQAKAAGRNQVA; from the coding sequence ATGCTCAAAGCCAGTCTGCGTAGCCACCTCACCCTTTGGTTTGCCGGTTTGTCCCTGCTGACGCTGCTCAGCGTGGGCTTCTATGTCGGCCACATCGCCACGGAACAGATGAAGCAGGCCAGCGGCAATGCCTTGCTCAACACCGCGCGCTCGGCCGCATCGTTATTGGGCGAGCAACTGCGCGAACGCCAGTTGGAGGTGTATCTGCTCAGCCGTGCGCCGCATCTGGAGCGTGGCGATCTGGACAACCCAGCGATTCTGAAATCGATGCAACTGCGTACTCAGGCCCGCGCCGAGTATGCGTGGATGGGCGTCACCGATGCCGAGGGCAAGGTGCATCAAGCGGTGAACGGCTTGCTGGTGGGTCAATCGGTGCAACAACGGCCGTGGTTCCAGGCCGGGTTGCGCGGTGAGTACACCGGCGATCCCCATGAGGCGGTGCTGCTGGCGAAAATGCTGCCGGGGCTGCCGAACGGCGAACCGCTGCGCTTCATCGATTTCGCCGCGCCGATCCGTAACGCCGACGGTCAGGTGATTGGCGTCCTGGGTGCACACGCGCACTGGAGTTGGGTAACACGCATTGTTGAGTCAGCGGCGTTTTCACATAAAAACTCAACGCCGGATATCGAGGCGTTGATCATCGATCACGATGGCAAGATTCTCTATCCGGAAGCGCTGGCGGGCCAGCAACTGGCGGCGATGGATTCGAAGTTACAGGGGTGGACGGCGGGCAACGGTTTTCTCACCAGCATGGTCACCGTACCAACGCCGTCGAGCACGGCGCTGTCGTGGTCGATCGCCGTGCGCCAGCCATTGGAAACCGCACTGCAACCGGCACGGCTGCTGCTCTACAAACTGCTGATACTGGGCGTGGTCGCGGCCGTGCTGTTTGGCCTGGTGGCCTACTACCTGGCGCTGTATCTGAGCCGACCGATCGAACAGCTCGCGCATTCGGCCAGACAAGTCCAGAACAAACAGCCCGGCGCACAATTCCCGCTGCAACACCCGGTGCGAGAGATTGCTCAGCTCGGCCAGTCCATCGATGCAATGACGCAATCACTGCTCGGCAAAGAGCGCGAACTGCAAGAGGCCAATGCCTCGCTGGAAGCAACCGTCGCGCAACGCACCGCTGCGCTGACGCAGGCCAATGCCGAATTGCTGAGTCTGGCGACCCACGACAGTTTGACCGGCGTTTACAACCGTCGCCGTTTCGACGAGAAACTCACCGAATACACACTGCTGTTCCGCCGCACCGGACGTCCGTTTTCCCTGCTGCTGATCGATGCTGATCACTTCAAACGAATCAATGACAGCCACGGTCACGCCGTGGGTGATGAGGTGCTGCAACAGTTGGCGCAACTGATTCAGAGCAGCTTGCGCACCACCGATTTCGTCGCTCGTTACGGCGGCGAAGAGTTCGCCGTGCTGTTGCCGGAAATCGCCCAACCCGACACCCCGGAAGTTGTCGCCGAGAAGATTCGCGCGGCGGTTGCCGAGGCCGATTTCCCTGCGGTCGGGAATGTGACGGTGAGCATCGGTGTCGGCCTGGCAGACCCGGCCGATAACAACCACAGTGCACTGATCAAACGCGCCGATCAGCAGCTGTATCAGGCTAAGGCAGCGGGTCGCAATCAGGTCGCTTGA
- a CDS encoding c-type cytochrome, protein MKNTAALSLAVILGTSLFTTFSHAAGDPEAGAKIFPRLCGGCHQVGESARPGFGPQLNGIIGRPAGTSANYVYSEAMKNSGVTWDRETLIAYLKDPKGVVPGTRMIFWGLSDEEKLDNLLAYLQTFSQ, encoded by the coding sequence ATGAAAAACACCGCTGCACTGTCACTCGCCGTGATTCTCGGCACCAGCCTGTTCACTACGTTCAGCCATGCCGCAGGCGACCCCGAAGCCGGCGCAAAAATCTTTCCGCGTCTGTGCGGCGGCTGTCATCAGGTTGGCGAATCGGCCCGTCCCGGATTCGGCCCGCAACTCAACGGCATCATCGGGCGGCCCGCCGGTACCTCGGCTAATTACGTGTATTCCGAGGCGATGAAGAACTCGGGGGTGACCTGGGATCGCGAAACGCTGATCGCCTATCTGAAGGATCCGAAAGGCGTGGTGCCGGGCACGCGGATGATTTTCTGGGGCCTGAGTGACGAAGAAAAACTCGACAACCTGTTGGCTTATCTTCAGACCTTCTCGCAATGA
- a CDS encoding aminotransferase-like domain-containing protein, with protein MPRSRYKTLVDAYAADIRSGQLPPGTRLPTHRQLAAQEGLALVTASRVYAELEAMGLVSGETGRGTFVRETSLAPGQGIDQKDVAVGMIDLNFNYPSLPGQADLLRTALRQLALSGDLEALLRYQPHAGRAHERASVARHLLTRGVTVEAEQVLIVNGAQQGLAVTLMALLKPGDVIAADALTYSGFKVLAEALHLEVVAIPFSDQGPDLAALDRLCRSRSVRAVYSMPTLHNPLGWVMPLAQREQLVAIARRHDLTIIEDAAYAFLVENPPRTLIDLAPERTVYVSGLSKNIATGLRVGFIAAPPETVPALERIIRATTWNTPGIMTAIACGWLDDGTVTLLEEQKRNDAKARQALAAKVLKGLPSIGHPASYFLWLPLPEDVRADQIVVELMHEQISVTTAEPFSVSGHAPHAIRLALGSVEMDVLRQALSKISRIIGAYR; from the coding sequence ATGCCACGCTCGCGCTACAAGACACTCGTTGACGCCTATGCCGCAGATATTCGCTCGGGCCAATTGCCGCCAGGCACGCGGTTGCCGACCCATCGGCAACTGGCCGCTCAGGAAGGCCTGGCGCTGGTCACCGCCTCGCGGGTATATGCAGAGCTGGAGGCCATGGGCCTGGTCAGCGGCGAGACCGGTCGCGGCACGTTTGTCCGTGAAACCTCGCTGGCGCCGGGGCAGGGCATCGATCAGAAAGACGTGGCGGTCGGCATGATCGACCTCAATTTCAATTACCCGTCGTTGCCCGGTCAGGCCGATCTGCTGCGCACCGCGCTGCGGCAATTGGCGTTGTCCGGTGATCTGGAAGCGTTGCTGCGTTATCAACCGCATGCCGGTCGCGCCCACGAGCGTGCGTCGGTTGCCCGGCACCTGCTGACGCGCGGGGTGACGGTCGAAGCCGAGCAAGTGCTGATCGTCAACGGTGCCCAGCAAGGCCTGGCGGTGACGCTGATGGCATTGCTCAAACCCGGCGATGTGATAGCCGCCGACGCGCTGACTTATTCCGGGTTCAAGGTTTTGGCCGAGGCGCTGCATCTGGAAGTCGTGGCGATTCCGTTCAGCGATCAGGGGCCGGATCTCGCCGCGCTGGACAGACTCTGTCGCAGCCGCTCGGTGCGTGCCGTGTACAGCATGCCGACCTTGCACAATCCGCTGGGTTGGGTGATGCCGTTGGCGCAGCGCGAGCAGTTGGTGGCGATTGCCCGTCGACATGATCTGACGATCATCGAAGACGCGGCCTACGCATTTCTGGTGGAAAACCCACCGCGTACGCTGATCGATCTGGCGCCGGAGCGCACGGTGTACGTCTCGGGCCTGTCGAAAAACATCGCCACCGGCCTGCGCGTCGGTTTCATTGCCGCCCCGCCAGAAACGGTACCGGCACTGGAACGCATCATCCGCGCCACGACCTGGAACACCCCCGGCATCATGACCGCCATCGCTTGCGGTTGGCTCGACGACGGCACGGTGACGCTGCTTGAGGAACAGAAACGCAACGACGCCAAAGCGCGGCAAGCGTTGGCGGCCAAAGTGCTGAAAGGGTTGCCGAGCATTGGCCATCCGGCGTCGTATTTCCTCTGGCTGCCGCTGCCCGAAGATGTGCGCGCCGATCAGATTGTCGTCGAGTTGATGCACGAGCAGATTTCCGTCACCACGGCGGAGCCGTTTTCTGTGTCCGGGCATGCGCCGCATGCGATTCGTCTGGCGCTGGGTTCGGTAGAGATGGATGTGTTGCGCCAGGCGTTGAGCAAAATCAGCAGGATCATTGGCGCTTACCGGTAA
- a CDS encoding DMT family transporter has product MERTSNLTTPALEKTSGWINGFIGVVIFSGSLPATRLAVLEFDPVFLTVVRAAIAGVLAVALLWLFRERRPARDQWLSLLIVALGVVLGFPLLTALALQHVTSAHSIVFVGLLPLATAIFAVLRGGERPRPVFWIFSTLGSALVVGFALAQGLTASPTGDLLMLAAILACGLGYAEGAKLSRALGGWQVICWALVLSLPLMAVLSLWLAPASFNTISLSAWLCLGYVSLFSMLIGFVFWYRGLAQGGIAAVGQLQLLQPFFGLALAATLLHEHVSLGMLAVTLGVILCVAGAKKFAK; this is encoded by the coding sequence ATGGAACGGACTTCGAATCTGACGACCCCGGCACTGGAAAAAACCAGTGGCTGGATCAATGGTTTTATCGGCGTAGTGATCTTCAGCGGTTCGCTGCCGGCCACGCGTCTGGCGGTGCTGGAGTTCGATCCGGTGTTTCTCACCGTGGTCCGCGCTGCCATCGCCGGGGTGTTGGCTGTCGCGCTGTTGTGGCTATTTCGCGAACGGCGCCCGGCGCGCGATCAGTGGCTGTCGCTGTTGATTGTCGCGCTGGGCGTAGTGCTCGGTTTTCCTCTGCTGACCGCCCTGGCGCTGCAACACGTGACGTCGGCGCACTCGATTGTGTTTGTAGGATTGCTGCCACTGGCCACAGCGATTTTTGCTGTGCTGCGCGGCGGTGAGCGGCCGCGACCGGTGTTCTGGATTTTCTCCACTCTCGGCAGCGCTTTGGTCGTCGGTTTCGCCTTGGCACAAGGCCTGACTGCCTCACCCACCGGTGACCTGCTGATGCTCGCCGCCATTCTCGCCTGCGGCCTCGGCTATGCCGAAGGCGCGAAGCTGTCGCGCGCCCTCGGCGGCTGGCAGGTGATTTGCTGGGCGCTGGTGCTGTCGCTACCGCTCATGGCGGTTTTGAGTCTGTGGCTGGCGCCCGCCTCGTTCAACACAATCAGTCTGTCGGCGTGGCTGTGTCTGGGCTATGTGTCGCTGTTCAGCATGCTGATCGGTTTTGTGTTCTGGTATCGCGGTCTGGCCCAGGGCGGGATTGCCGCGGTCGGTCAGTTGCAATTGCTCCAGCCGTTTTTTGGCCTGGCGCTGGCGGCGACGCTGCTGCATGAACACGTCAGCCTCGGCATGCTTGCCGTGACGCTGGGTGTGATCCTGTGCGTGGCCGGGGCGAAGAAATTCGCCAAATGA